From a single Gimesia fumaroli genomic region:
- a CDS encoding ABC transporter substrate-binding protein — MIPFKTIMLQISFLSMLLFVVGQPASDAQDKTPDGEKPAKVDPEKKEASPPEEEKEPPLPKIEQMQIPTVDELLKKPPVDWIVLENDYVLVVEPVYPRPDTLGQLEAALKESYNWPKPRSKEEIDEQRKLRASYNFLQLTLVDDKENPEYRIQRKNVKQVVHHEDQILKRIDELLKSNDLRTAFEMLLVLDRKHRDWPGFDQRQQRLMFLEAKDKQKSKQYDNALAFIEDLHGRSPEYPGLSKLAGEVIDVIITQSVKENAFRKAHYYLKRLATMFPRQQTVAKWTESFLNQSNDILNQAEQIAKQNQFQEAVQLVSRASIVWPANPRIRESLLRYHNRYPVINVGVLETAVEKTPFFLERDSTRRHQKLTQIPLFEVGRVDQTPQYQSRFFEQWEPTDLGRRADFFLRHSYATWESHPKLLAADITRFLQNKITPGSNQYDERFDSYVRSVSTTDPFTFSIYFDRVPLRTEWLLALPIEASPIWENVAVDSESKPANSDVFVSSRFIIDQKNPNEVRYVRAVPEPADLREFNIAQINEIRYPSFEKSFQALLLGEVSVLPFLPAKLVSFFQESEEYNVVQSEIPLTHVLQFNPESNPLKIVELRRALAYAIDRNKILKETLLHESKLLNGRLITAPYYTGLQAYNQQVPQREYNFPLAVALAVASQKKLSGQFPPLHMLCDPNPEAQEAAQELIKAWARIGIHVMLIPNTPAEAEKKNLKWDIVYRTVAMTEPVMELWPFLTVGKGAQIESLEIFPDWMRQKLIQLDEATDWETATALLKKLQQQLYSMAHIVPLWEIDQFHVFRTNIKGYADRPLIFYDNVEQWITTPLYPKVETFTQK, encoded by the coding sequence ATGATTCCCTTCAAAACGATCATGCTGCAGATCAGCTTTTTGAGCATGCTGCTATTTGTCGTGGGGCAACCAGCCTCCGATGCGCAAGACAAAACTCCCGACGGGGAAAAACCTGCGAAAGTAGATCCCGAGAAAAAAGAAGCGAGTCCCCCCGAAGAAGAAAAAGAGCCTCCATTACCCAAAATTGAACAAATGCAGATACCGACGGTCGATGAACTGCTGAAGAAGCCGCCCGTTGACTGGATCGTACTGGAAAATGATTACGTCCTGGTCGTGGAACCAGTCTATCCGCGACCTGATACACTGGGTCAGCTCGAGGCTGCTTTGAAAGAAAGCTATAACTGGCCCAAACCAAGAAGCAAAGAAGAAATTGACGAACAACGTAAACTTCGAGCATCCTATAATTTCCTCCAATTAACGTTGGTGGACGATAAAGAAAACCCCGAATACCGGATCCAGAGAAAGAATGTCAAACAAGTCGTCCACCATGAAGACCAGATTCTAAAACGGATCGATGAACTGCTGAAGTCGAATGATTTAAGAACGGCATTTGAAATGTTACTGGTTCTGGATCGTAAACATCGTGACTGGCCTGGATTTGACCAGCGTCAACAACGGTTGATGTTCCTGGAAGCCAAAGACAAACAGAAATCAAAACAATACGATAATGCGCTTGCTTTCATTGAAGATTTACACGGCCGTTCCCCGGAATACCCAGGCTTGAGTAAACTGGCAGGCGAAGTAATTGATGTCATTATTACTCAATCCGTTAAAGAAAACGCATTTCGAAAGGCGCATTACTACTTAAAACGTCTGGCGACGATGTTCCCCAGGCAACAAACGGTTGCCAAATGGACAGAATCGTTTCTCAATCAGTCTAACGACATTTTGAATCAGGCAGAACAGATCGCAAAACAGAATCAGTTCCAGGAAGCAGTCCAACTCGTCTCCCGTGCGTCAATTGTCTGGCCCGCCAACCCTCGCATTCGCGAATCATTGCTGCGGTACCATAACCGTTACCCCGTGATCAATGTCGGTGTCCTCGAAACAGCAGTAGAAAAAACCCCGTTCTTTCTGGAACGGGACTCAACACGTCGTCATCAGAAACTGACACAGATCCCCTTATTTGAAGTCGGCCGCGTCGATCAGACTCCCCAATATCAGAGCCGCTTCTTTGAACAGTGGGAACCAACCGACCTGGGACGCCGGGCCGATTTTTTTCTGCGACATTCTTACGCCACCTGGGAATCACATCCCAAGTTACTGGCGGCCGATATTACGCGTTTCCTGCAAAATAAAATCACACCCGGAAGCAATCAATACGACGAACGTTTTGACAGCTATGTACGATCAGTTTCAACCACCGATCCCTTTACATTCAGTATCTATTTCGACCGGGTTCCCTTACGCACAGAATGGTTGTTGGCTTTACCCATAGAAGCGTCTCCCATCTGGGAGAACGTCGCGGTCGATTCAGAAAGCAAACCGGCAAACTCCGATGTATTTGTCTCAAGTCGATTTATCATTGATCAGAAAAACCCCAATGAGGTGCGTTATGTACGCGCGGTACCAGAGCCCGCTGACCTACGTGAATTTAACATTGCCCAGATCAATGAAATCAGGTACCCCAGTTTTGAGAAGTCATTCCAGGCTTTACTACTCGGCGAAGTCTCTGTGCTTCCGTTCCTCCCAGCCAAACTGGTTTCATTTTTCCAGGAATCGGAAGAATATAATGTCGTCCAAAGTGAAATCCCCTTAACGCATGTCCTGCAATTCAACCCCGAAAGCAATCCTTTGAAAATTGTAGAGTTGCGGCGTGCTCTTGCTTATGCCATTGATCGAAACAAGATCTTAAAAGAAACACTGTTACACGAATCAAAATTATTAAACGGTCGATTGATTACGGCCCCCTACTACACCGGACTACAGGCATATAATCAGCAGGTTCCTCAACGCGAATATAATTTCCCCCTGGCTGTGGCGTTAGCAGTCGCATCACAAAAAAAACTAAGCGGTCAATTTCCACCGCTGCATATGCTCTGCGATCCGAACCCGGAAGCACAGGAAGCAGCACAGGAATTAATCAAAGCCTGGGCAAGAATTGGCATTCATGTCATGCTGATCCCCAACACTCCCGCAGAAGCAGAAAAAAAGAACCTAAAATGGGATATCGTCTACCGCACCGTAGCCATGACAGAACCGGTCATGGAACTCTGGCCGTTCCTGACAGTCGGAAAAGGCGCACAGATCGAATCTCTGGAGATTTTCCCCGACTGGATGAGACAGAAATTAATTCAGCTTGATGAAGCAACCGACTGGGAAACAGCCACAGCCCTCTTAAAGAAACTACAACAGCAACTCTATTCCATGGCACATATTGTCCCTTTATGGGAGATTGACCAGTTCCATGTTTTCCGGACCA